Within Hydrogenophaga sp. PAMC20947, the genomic segment TCCACTCCTTGCACGAGGGCTTGTGGCTGGCATTCACCACCGCGGCCACCGTGGGCTATGGCGACACGGTGCCGCAGACACAGGCGGGCCGCGTGTTTGCCGTGCTGGTGGTTCTGATGGGGCTGGCGGTGCTGTCCCTGGTCACGGCATCCTTGGCCGCCGTTTTTGTGGAGCACGACGTGCAAGCTGACGAACGCCAGATCGAGGTGGACTTGCTGCGCGAAATCCGCGCCTTGCGCCACCAGGTCAATGCCCTGGAACGCCGGCTTGATCCCGATCCACCCGAAACACCTGTTGAAAAGAAATCTTTGTGAAACCCCAGAAAACCCTGCAAGAGCAACTGCCTGAGTTGCGACCCGGCCAGTCCGTTGAGCTGCTCAAAGAGCTGCACATCCTCACGCGCGACGGCAAACTGAACCAGGACACACGGCGCAAGCTCAAGCAGGTGTACCACCTGGTGCAGTTCATCGAGCCTTTGCTGGCGGAGGTATTGAAGTCCAAACGGGACGTCACGCTGGCCGACCATGGCGCCGGCAAGTCCTACCTGGGCTTCATCCTCTACGACCTGTTCTTCAAGGACAAACCGGTGGGCTGGGTCACGGGTGTGGAAACCCGGGCCGAGCTGGTCGAGCGCTCACAGGCCCTCGCAACACGCCTGGGCTTTGACCGCATGCGCTTTCTGGCGACGACGGTGCAAGCGGCGTTGACCCACCCCGACTTGCCTGCCTCAATCGATGTGGTCACGGCCTTGCACGCCTGCGACACAGCCACGGACGACGCCATCGCTTTTGGCCTGGCCAAACAGGCCCGGCACATGGTGCTGGTGCCTTGTTGCCAGGCGGAAGTGGCGGCGGTGATGAAGCGCAGCAAAGCCCTGAATCTGGCCCGAACGCCCTTGGCCGAACTGTGGCGCCACCCGTTGCACACCCGCGAATTTGGCAGCCAGATCACCAACGTGTTGCGCTGCCTGCAGCTGGAAGCCCACGGCTACAGCGTGACTGTCACCGAGCTGGTGGGGTGGGAGCATTCCATGAAAAATGAGCTGATTCTCGCCAGCCGAACTGGCGGCTCAGGGCAGGGCGCACAACAGCGGCACGCGGCAGAGCGCCTGCACCAAGTGCTCGACGAAGTGGGTCTGCAGGATTTGCGTGCCCGCTTTGAGGTGCCCGAACCGGCCTGATTCGGGCAGCTGATGGCCGACCTTACTTGGTCGCGGGCTTGGCGGCAGGTGCCGCAGCAGCAGGTGCGCTGGCTGCTGGCGCATTGATGCCCAACCGGGCGCTGATGGCCGCCTCCAGTGCCTTCAGCTTGCCTTCGACGCCGGAGCGGGTGTCGGTCACCAGCTGGGTTTGCAACGCCGCCTGCATTTCACCGCTCATCTTCTGGTACTTCAGGTACTCAGGCGATTCGAGCAACGACAGGAGCTTGCTCAGCTCGGCCTCGGAAAAATTCTTGTCCAGCAGGGGGCCGACCGTTTCCGGAGCCAGCGCCAGCGCGCGGTCACGCACCAGAGGCACGGCTTCGTCGAGGTATTTTTTGGTGTCGGCCTGGATCCCTTTGGCCACGGCTTCCTGCTTGTCGGGCTCAATGCGCGCAGGCAGCACAGCAGCAGCGCGCTCCAGCATCTGCGCCGCAGGCTCTTCGGCCATGGCACGGGACATGGCCTCAACGCCAGGCCGTTGCAACTTGATCATGCGGGCCACCAACGCCTTTTTAGCGGGCGTGCTGGCGGGGGTGGATTGGGCCAGGGCCATGTGGGCCGGAATTGCCAGCACCAGAGCCAGAGCGAGGGATGAAAGCGAATTTTTTTGCATGGCGAATGTTACCCACAAAATGAAGGGGTGCCTGTAACCACCTGCCCAGGCTATTTCTGCCCGCATTACCATCCTCAAATGCGCTTCAATTACGCCTGCGGCTTGAACCGAATCGCCACTTGTGGGCGATGGGTTGCCTTGGGCTGTCTGCTGACCCTCGCGGGTTGTGCGGCGGCCCCAACCGAGCACAGCCCCCCTGAATCGATGGCTCAACGCCAGACTTGCGGCCCCTTCATGCAGCGGCTGGACGCGCTGGTGGATCAACAGGGGGTGCGGGATGGCGGTGCTGCCCGGCTGGCGGGGTTTGCCCACGCGCGCGTGGACCGCTTGCTGGCTTCTTTTGCCCTGGAGGCTCAGCGCTCCGACGAACGTTGGCTTGCCTGGGCGAGCGCAGCCGCTGCGCTGGACCGAGAAGCACGCACCTGGGAGTTGATGAACCTGACAGAGGCTGTGTTGCCCGATCTGAAGGAAGGCGATCGCCCAGCGATCGCCCGGCGCGCCGACAACTGCTCGGAGCAGGCCTGGACAACGTTGGGGCAGGACCCGTCGAGGCGTCGGATGCTGCTGGAGCAGGCGCGGGTACCCGACGACTATGCGATGTGGAAGCGTGCGCTGGGGTTGTACCCCTTGACCCGTTGGCCGTTTTACGCGGGGGTGGAGCGCTGGCAGGCCGGTTGGGCGCGAGAGTTGCGGCAGGGTCAAACGCAAGCTGCGGGTGGTGAGGGCGGGCAGCGTTGGTCAGCCGCGAGCGCGGCAATGGCCCCCGCCGGGGTCTCGGCGCTGATGGAAGCGGTTTCAGCAGACGCGCTCGGTATTCCCCGGCCGACCGAAGCCCAGTCGCTGAGTTTGCTGCAGGCGTATGCGCCAGAGATTGAAGTCGCACAGCGTGGGCCGTTTGACCTTTTGGGGCGGTTGCATTGGGGCGATGCGGTAGCGCCTCAGGTGGATGCTGCCCACCCGACGGTGTACGCGCGGGTGGCCCACACCCGATACGGGCAAACCACTTTGCTGCAACTGGTTTACAGCGCGTGGTTCAGTGAACGCCCGGCCGAAGGGCCTTTTGATTTGCTGTCCGGTGCGGTGGATGGGGTGGTCATGCGTTTGACCCTGGCCCCGGATGGCCGCCCGCTGCTGGCCGACAGCATCCATGCATGCGGGTGTTACCACCTCTTTGTTCCGGCCCAGGCGCTGGTGCCCAGGCCCGCTCCCGGGCTGGGTGAGGAGTGGGCGTTTGCGCCGATACGCTTGCCTGCGCTGGCGCCGGGCGAGCGGTTGCTGTGGCGATTGGCTTCGGGCAGCCACATGGTGGAAAGTGTGACTGCCGCACCACAGGGCATTGAGGTTTCTGCTGGTGGCTATCAGCTGGTGGAAGAAGACCAGCTGCGCAGCCTGTCCGTGCCAGAGGGTGGCCGCCGCAGCGCTTTTGCGCCCGACGGGATCATGCCGGGCACCCAGCGGGGCGAGCGTGTGTTTTTCTGGCCCATGGGCATCGCGAGCCCGGGTGCCATGCGCCAATGGGGTCGGCAGCCCACGGCTTTTGTGGGTCGCCGGCATTTTGATGAACCCCGGTTGATCGAGGAGCGGTTTGAGATTGAAGCCGGGGTATTGCCCTGAGACAAGAGCGGGCTGGCTATCGCCCTCTCACCGTTTGTCAGTGAAAAAAGCGGTGTGTTTCCCTGTCTTCTGAGGCCTTGTCAGGCAAACACCTACACGCGGTATGGCGGTCCGCCGACTTAACGTCTTGAAACAGGATGAATACAGTTTGTGACATGGACAAACAAATTGTCTTCTCTCCATTTTTCACCAGGGACACCGCCATGAACTCCACCGCCAGCCGCCTCAACCCTTTCTTCATGATGCTCGATCCCGAGGCAGTCATCAGCGCCATGGAAGGCAGCAAGAACCTGCGCGGCTTGCGTCAGCGCATCTGCCGCCCGCTGGACAAGCCCCTGATCCCCAAGACACACGGTGTGGACCGTGTGATCCAGCAGACGTTCGACAGCATGATCGACACCGAAGACTTCATGGACTCGGGCACCGAGTGCTACGCCGACGCGCAACCTGCTTTGCGCGCGGTTCATTGAGCTCCCCCCGCGCCGCACGGCGAACAAGCCCACCCCCATCGCGTCCCATTGCGTGGGCCGCTCAGCCTCTCAAGGGGCGATGCTGGTGGGCCGGCGAAGCCGGGGACCCACGGCATCCTTGAATGAACGGCCCTTCTCGGCGAGCCGTGTCTTCAACCGAGAGCAACGCCAGCGGATCAGGTGCTTATCCCGCGAAGCGTTTTCGGGTCAACGCCAGCGCGATCCAGAAACCGCCCACAGCGTAGACCACCAGCACCAGCATGTGCAACCCGGCCTGCTCAGGCCATTGGTCCATGAACAGCGGCCTCACCAGCTCCACGGCGCTGGTCAATGGCAGCCAGTCGGACACCCTTCGCACCACCTCGGGCAATTGCTCTCGCGGGAAGAATACGCCGGAGAGGAACATCATCGGGGTCAGGAACAGGGTGAAGTAGTAGGTGAAAAAATCGTAGCCTTTCGCCACCGCGTTGAACACCAGGGCGATGCACGAAAACGTGATGCCGGCGCACATCAGCACCGGGATGGCCAGCAACAGCTTGGGTGAGTGGCTGATGCCCAGGGCCAGCATCACCAGCAGAATAGCGACCACTGAAAACAGCGCTTTGAACGCGGCCCACAGCATTTCGCCCAACACCACGTCGTCCAGGCGAACAGGCGCGTTCATGATGCCTTCCCAGGTTTTCTGCACGTGCATGCGTGAGAACGCAGAGAACAAGGCCTCAAAACTCGCGGCGTTCATGGCGCTCATGCAAATGCTGCCACTGGCCAGAAACAGGATGTAGGGCACGGCCACCGCGCCTTGGGGCGTTTCCATGTTCACCTCGCCCACCAGTGCGCCCATGCCATAGCCGAACGCCACCAGCCACATCAACGGTTCGACGATGTTGCCCACCAGGCTGGGCATGGCCAGCTTTCGCCACACCAGCAGATTGCGCAGAAACACCGGCCACCAGCGGGCTGAGAGGCGGGGAGGGGACCAGTGAGAGGGTGCGGGGGTGATCAACATGGGGAAAGTCTGTGGCTTGGAGGGGGAGGAATCCTTGGGCACTGCGGAACCGGCTTTGCCGGGCCGCCAGTGCCGCCCCGTGGGGGGGCGCGCGAAGCGGCGCGGGGGGCGCTACCCATCCTCCCGAATTTTCCGCCCTGTCAATTTCAAGAAAAGGTCTTCCAGGTTGGCCGGCCGGTGGAGTGTGCGAAGGTGGGTGTGGGCGCCGAGCGCGAAGATCAGGGGCGCGGCCTGTTCGGTGTAGAAAAACACGGTCTCACCGCTCACTTCAACCCGAGCGGCCAGATCGCGCAGGGCGGCGTGCTCGTCGTGGTGGGCCAAGGCAAGTGCGCCCTGGCCATAGACCTCGACCACATCGGGCTCCAGGTGTTGCGCGATCAGCTCGCGCGGCCGCCCTTCTGCAATTTTCTTGCCATGATCGAGCACCAGCAGGCGCGAGCACAGCCGCTCGGCTTCGTCCATGAAGTGGGTGGTGAGCAGGATGCTTTTGCCTTGTTGCAACAAAGCTTGCAAACGTTCCCACATCAGGTGGCGGGCTTGGGGGTCGAGCCCGGTGGTGGGCTCGTCGAGCAGGAGCAGTTGGGGGTTGTTGACCAAGGCGCGGGCCAGCGAGAGCCGGCGCTTCATGCCGCCCGACAACTCGTCCGGGCGAGCATGGGCCTTGTGGGCAAGGGCCGCAAATTCGAGCAGTTGGGGGATGCGCGGCCGAATCGTCTGGGCGCTCAGACCAAAGTAGCGCCCGTAAACGAGCAGGTTTTCGGCGCAGGTGAAGTCGGGGTCCAGCGTGTCCATCTGGCTCACCACGCCCATGTGCTGTTTGATGAGCAGCGCATCGTCGGGCATCTGGTGCCCGAAGGCCTGGATGGTGCCGGCGTCGGGCGCTGTCAGGCCCAGGCACATGCGGATGGTGGTGGTTTTTCCAGCCCCGTTGGGGCCGATCACGCCCAGGCATTCGCCGGGAGCGATCGCAAATGACAGGTCGTTGACCACGGTCTGATCGCCGTAGCGTTTGACCAGATTCCGGCATTCGAAGAGGGGATCGTGCATGGCAGGGCATTGTGCCCGCCTCGGCCGGAGTCTGCGGAGCCGGGATGCGGGAGCCCCCGCCTACAATGAGGATCCCCCGTTTTACGGCTTGTTGCCGCCCTATCTGTGTCTTTGTCGCTCGCCGTTGCCCTTCAGTATGTGTTGCCCAAGCAGGCGTTGACGGCCTTTGCCGGCTGGTGCGCCGGATCGCGCGCGACCTGGTGGACGCACAACGTCATCCCCTGGTTCATCCGCCGCTACGGCGTCAACATGAGCGAGGCCGCCCATCCGGATCCGCGCAGCTACGAGACCTTCAACCTGTTTTTCACCCGCGCGCTCAAGCCGGGTGTGCGCCCTCTGGCGGACGCCGCCTATGTGAGTCCAGTGGATGGCGCCATCAGCCAGGTGGGGGCGATCAAGGGCGACCAGATCTTCCAGGCCAAGGGCCACAGCTACAGCACTCAGGCCCTCGTGGGCGGCGACGCCGGGCTGGCAGCGCAGTTTGAGGATGGGGACTTCGCCACCATTTACCTCAGCCCCAAGGACTACCACCGCATCCACATGCCCAGCGATGCGCGCCTGCGCCGCATGATTTATGTGCCGGGCGAGCTTTTTTCCGTGAACCCGGCCACGGCGCAAGGGGTTCCCGGGCTGTTTGCGCGCAACGAGCGGGTCGTGTGTGTGTTTGACGTGCCGCACGGCGCTGACGGTGGTGTGCGAACATTTGTTCAAGTGCTGGTGGGTGCGACCATTGTGGGCAGCATGTCGACTGCCTGGCACGGTGTGGTCAACCCCCCCCGCTCCAGCCACGTGCGGGAGTGGACCTACGATGACGACGAGCCGAAGATCCTGGCGCAAGGCGACGAAATGGGGCGCTTCCTGCTGGGCTCCACCGTGGTGCTGCTCTGGCCCAAAGGCACCATCGCCCTCCAGCCCGATTGGCAAGCCGGGCGTGCCGTGCGCATGGGCGAGGCCATGGGCACAGCCGTCTGAGCAATCCGACCGAATACCCCCCCCCGATATTGAACGTCAAGAAAGCGGATCGAACCATGACCACCCTGGGAACCCCGTTGTCGCCTTCTGCCACCCGCGTGATGTTGCTGGGCTCTGGCGAGTTGGGCAAAGAGGTGTTGATTGCCCTGCAGCGCCTGGGCGTCGAAACCATTGCGGTGGACCGTTACGAGCACGCGCCAGGCCAGCAGGTCGCACACCATGCGCGCACCATCACCATGAGCGATCCCGCGCAACTGAAAGCGTTGATCGAGGCCGAGCGGCCCCATCTCGTGGTGCCCGAAATCGAAGCCATTGCCACGCCCATGCTGGAAGAACTGGAAGCGGCGGGTGTGGTGCGGGTCATTCCCACGGCGCGGGCAGCGCGTCTGACGATGGACCGCGAAGGCATTCGCCGCCTGGCCGCCGAGACCTTGTCGTTGCCCACCAGTCCGTACCAGTTTTGTGATTCGCTGCAAGAGCTGCAGGCCGCCATCGACGCGGGGATTGGCTACCCCTGCGTGGTCAAGCCGGTGATGAGCAGTTCGGGCAAAGGGCAGAGCAAGATCGATGGACTGGCCGATGTTCAAAAAGCCTGGGACCACGCCATGGCGGGCGGGCGCGTGGGGCCAGGCCGTGTGATCGTTGAAGGCTTCATCGATTTTGATTACGAGATCACCCAGCTGACCGTGCGAGCGCTGGGTGCTGATGGCACCGTAGAAACGCATTTCTGCGAGCCCATTGGCCATGTGCAGGTGAGTGGTGACTATGTGGAAAGCTGGCAGCCTCACCGCATGGCGCCTGCGGCCCTGGCCGAGTCGCGCCGTGTGGCCAAGGCGGTGACCGACAACCTGGGTGGGCAAGGTTTGTTTGGGGTGGAGCTGTTTGTCAAGGGCGATCAGGTGTGGTTCAGCGAAGTGAGCCCGCGCCCCCACGACACCGGCATGGTCACCATGATCACGCAGTGGCAAAACGAGTTTGAGCTGCACGCCCGCGCCATCCTGGGCTTGCCGGTGGACACCACACTCAAGAGCCCGGGCGCCAGTG encodes:
- a CDS encoding potassium channel family protein; translated protein: MILLIGGAGFWALEPEIHSLHEGLWLAFTTAATVGYGDTVPQTQAGRVFAVLVVLMGLAVLSLVTASLAAVFVEHDVQADERQIEVDLLREIRALRHQVNALERRLDPDPPETPVEKKSL
- a CDS encoding SAM-dependent methyltransferase, translated to MKPQKTLQEQLPELRPGQSVELLKELHILTRDGKLNQDTRRKLKQVYHLVQFIEPLLAEVLKSKRDVTLADHGAGKSYLGFILYDLFFKDKPVGWVTGVETRAELVERSQALATRLGFDRMRFLATTVQAALTHPDLPASIDVVTALHACDTATDDAIAFGLAKQARHMVLVPCCQAEVAAVMKRSKALNLARTPLAELWRHPLHTREFGSQITNVLRCLQLEAHGYSVTVTELVGWEHSMKNELILASRTGGSGQGAQQRHAAERLHQVLDEVGLQDLRARFEVPEPA
- a CDS encoding ABC transporter permease, translating into MLITPAPSHWSPPRLSARWWPVFLRNLLVWRKLAMPSLVGNIVEPLMWLVAFGYGMGALVGEVNMETPQGAVAVPYILFLASGSICMSAMNAASFEALFSAFSRMHVQKTWEGIMNAPVRLDDVVLGEMLWAAFKALFSVVAILLVMLALGISHSPKLLLAIPVLMCAGITFSCIALVFNAVAKGYDFFTYYFTLFLTPMMFLSGVFFPREQLPEVVRRVSDWLPLTSAVELVRPLFMDQWPEQAGLHMLVLVVYAVGGFWIALALTRKRFAG
- a CDS encoding ATP-binding cassette domain-containing protein, with translation MHDPLFECRNLVKRYGDQTVVNDLSFAIAPGECLGVIGPNGAGKTTTIRMCLGLTAPDAGTIQAFGHQMPDDALLIKQHMGVVSQMDTLDPDFTCAENLLVYGRYFGLSAQTIRPRIPQLLEFAALAHKAHARPDELSGGMKRRLSLARALVNNPQLLLLDEPTTGLDPQARHLMWERLQALLQQGKSILLTTHFMDEAERLCSRLLVLDHGKKIAEGRPRELIAQHLEPDVVEVYGQGALALAHHDEHAALRDLAARVEVSGETVFFYTEQAAPLIFALGAHTHLRTLHRPANLEDLFLKLTGRKIREDG
- the asd gene encoding archaetidylserine decarboxylase (Phosphatidylserine decarboxylase is synthesized as a single chain precursor. Generation of the pyruvoyl active site from a Ser is coupled to cleavage of a Gly-Ser bond between the larger (beta) and smaller (alpha chains). It is an integral membrane protein.), with the translated sequence MSLSLAVALQYVLPKQALTAFAGWCAGSRATWWTHNVIPWFIRRYGVNMSEAAHPDPRSYETFNLFFTRALKPGVRPLADAAYVSPVDGAISQVGAIKGDQIFQAKGHSYSTQALVGGDAGLAAQFEDGDFATIYLSPKDYHRIHMPSDARLRRMIYVPGELFSVNPATAQGVPGLFARNERVVCVFDVPHGADGGVRTFVQVLVGATIVGSMSTAWHGVVNPPRSSHVREWTYDDDEPKILAQGDEMGRFLLGSTVVLLWPKGTIALQPDWQAGRAVRMGEAMGTAV
- the purT gene encoding formate-dependent phosphoribosylglycinamide formyltransferase — encoded protein: MTTLGTPLSPSATRVMLLGSGELGKEVLIALQRLGVETIAVDRYEHAPGQQVAHHARTITMSDPAQLKALIEAERPHLVVPEIEAIATPMLEELEAAGVVRVIPTARAARLTMDREGIRRLAAETLSLPTSPYQFCDSLQELQAAIDAGIGYPCVVKPVMSSSGKGQSKIDGLADVQKAWDHAMAGGRVGPGRVIVEGFIDFDYEITQLTVRALGADGTVETHFCEPIGHVQVSGDYVESWQPHRMAPAALAESRRVAKAVTDNLGGQGLFGVELFVKGDQVWFSEVSPRPHDTGMVTMITQWQNEFELHARAILGLPVDTTLKSPGASAVIYGGVDATGIVFDGVDEAMRVPNSDIRLFGKPESFVKRRMGVALVFDADVDVARTQAKLAASRVKPRQA